The genomic segment AATATTTTTCAATTCTAGTTCTTCAATTGTTTTTGTTATCAGCAATCTTCTTTTTTCACAATCAATCATTGATTTCTTAGACGAATTATTAAATAATCCAATATACAGTGTATCAAATATTTTGCTTGATCTTTTGATGATATCAACGTGTCCATTGTGAATAGGGTCAAATGTTCCTGGATAGATTGCAATTTTTTTCATGACCTCTCCCTATTGATCAGTAGACATATGATCCACCAAAGCAGTACTGAGTGCCAGTAATCCACTGATAAGGACAATTCTCCTTTGTATCTAAAGGTTAGTGATATAACCATATCCTGAATAATTATAATACCAATCAGAATGTTGCTGGTAAGAAGCCACTTGTTTTCCTTCATTTAATTAACCTCAATTTCTTGCCCACGTTGTAAGAATCCAGCAAAACCATCTTCATGTGCATTTTGGGTTGGATTATCTTGATAATGTATTAGCCATATTTTTTCTTTTATTTCCGCTGGAAGTGTAATAAGATCGGTATAATGTGCATGTACATCAGATTTNNNNNNNNNNAATAACGTTGGCTTCCTTATAGTTTCCAAATAGTTGTTTGGGAGCAAATTGCGTATCAGAAGTCCAAAATATTTTGTTATATCCGGTGTCAATCATCAACCCATAAGTTTCCTTGAAATAACGTCCAGTAACTATATGGACCATTTGAATCGGAGAAAATTTAATTCCTTCAAATTCAAATGATTCATTATACATAACCGGGTATGGTTCAAAATAAGTGTCAAGCTGTGAAATTGTTTTGCCATCTCTAATTTGATTAGTAGCTAGAGATTCCAATCCACCTTTCAAAGAATCATCCCATAATTGTTTCATAAGTGCGGATGTAATAAATAATTTTGGTTTTCTGTACGGCGGCATAAAATATGAAGCAAACGCCAAATATTCTAAACCACCAATATGATCTCCATGTAAATGTGAAACATAAACTGCATCAATGTCTGTTGGACGAATTCCATGATAAAAACATGCAGCTTTGAAATCAGAACCACAATCCAACAATAAGTTTCTATAAATTCCTTCCCCTGCACACTTGAATTGAACAAGAATCATTGAATTGAAATTATGTTGTGGGTTGCAAAAAGCACTCCCAGAACCTAGAATTTTTAACTTAATCATTTTTTACTCCAGAAAAAAGAGAAGAAGATAAAAATATTCTTCTTCTCTTTTGTGAATCATTTTTCAGTGCATTTCATAACTAAGAATTCTTCCTCAGTTAATTCCGATTCTATTTCTTTAACTGGAATAGGTTTACCCCAGCGATTACAATTTCCAGAAGAGAAGTAACTACACCCTTTGCATTTCTCTTCAGACATCATCGTTTGATACCCTCCTGAATTCATGGCATATACAGCTTGTTGATTTTGGATTGTTAAAATAATTATCGGTTTGTTTTGTATTGTAACATCTGAATATATGGGTGTGACTCACTTCCTTTTTTAATTTTTGATCCCCACATTTCGTTTCTATGTAGTGACCAAAATGTTTACATGTATAACAATCTCTTTTTTTGGATTGTAGATAATTCTTCAAATCATTTAGTCTTTCTTTGAACATAGAAACGACGGATCTCATCTTTCCTCCTCATTGTTTTAATTTAATTCAATCAGTTCGACTTTTGTATGATCAAATTCTTTTCCACTTGACATCACATCACTTGTCTTCTGGCATAAATTATCCCAAAATTGGAATACATAGTATTTTATTGGTTCATAATCATCCTTGACATTTTTCCAGAATATTTTTGCTAATCTTTTTCTTTCTTTGTAATAATTATCTAATTTTTCATCGTCACCAACATTCATATCCTCAAAATCAATAAATCTATGCAATTCATTGGATGTTTCAATAGCCAAAATAATTTTACTTTCCGGCTCTGGCCCGAATTTTATTTTGTTATATATTATTTCTGCTGCTGTAACAGTGGACAATTTTTTTCCCTCGTGTTCTATATAATTTTTATTGCCATACATGAATGTTCTCAAATCTTTTATGCTTTTTATTTTTTTCAAATCTTCTTTATAAAATCCTACAATAAATGAACAACTGGAACTGTTAGAAACAAAATCAGTTCTTATTTTCATGCCACCACCTAATGATGTGAAAATCGTAAAGTTTTTATTGTGCAACAACAATTATCAAAGGTTGGTCCATGCTCTAATACGCATTCTTCTTCACTTTGATTATCCGAAAATTCTATTATGATGTATTTGGTGTTTTCATAATCATATTTTGTATGATTTTTCCAAAATATTTTTGATAATCTATTTCTTTCTTCGTTCTCTTTGTTTTCCATTTCATCTTTTTCAACATCGGTTAGTTTATTATTAAAATGACGATTTTTTAGTTCTGGATCAATATAATCACCAATCATGTAACTATTATAAATAAGATCCAATATTTCTTCTTGTTTCGCAATCTTTGCATTTTTTATTTCTTCAAATAATATTTCAGATGCTTGATCTGTTGATATTACATGATCATAATATTTTAATTCTTCAACATCTTTAAAGAAGTATTTTTTTACTGCTTCAGCACCTTTCTTTTTTATTTCCTTAAGATATGAACTTGGAATTCCTATAAGAAAGGAACTTGATGAACTGTTAGAAACAAAATCAGTTCTTATTTTCATTTATTCTCCCTTTATTCATCACTATAACTCCCACCTTGAATTTTCAATGAATTTTCAAATCCAACTTCAATTTTTAATTTTTTTAACTCATTAATAGTTTGTTCAACATCTTCTAATTCCAAAATTGCGTATTCACTCTCGCTGCTATAACAACCAATATGAATATCCTCGTCATCTCGTCCAATATCAATATAAAGCTGACTTGTACCAAATCTATTTATTGATTTTAAATCAAAATTTTTAATTGTTTGAATTATTTTTTTCTTGTGCTTTTTGTATTCATTTTTCGTAAAAACATATCCTGCAAATACAAACGAACTCGATGAACTATTGGAAACAAAATCCATTCTTATTTTCATTTAGTCTCCAGGCAAAATTATTTTTACTTTAGAAAGATCTTTCTTTAATTCCTCATAATTGCAGTAATTTTCTAGCATTTCTTTCTTTAATTCTTCATATGACATTCCTAATTTTTTAAATGCATACTTATAGACATCAAATATTGATGCTGTTTTCATTTGACATATTGGGCAATATTCCTTTGGAATTTCATCAAAATCATCAATCTCCATATCATCATTTTTTATGACATGGTCTTCCTCCAAAATGTGTCCATTTACACATTCTACCAAATCAAAATCATCAAGTCCCGCATCATATCCACTTTCTATACATCCGGTTTCATCAATAATATATGACGACGATGAACTATTACTTACAAAATCCAAACGAATTTTCAATAATCCTCCTAATACAAATCAAAAATAGGACAAGCTCTGCAAGTCTTGCTTATATCATGTTTTTGATTTATCAGTAAATTTCTAAACTTGATTGTTTCAGGATGATACCACACATCCTTCAAAAAATCTTTACAGTTTACAACATCAATTCCTTCCCATCCCTTTTCTCCTTCAGTGAATGAACAATGAAAATATCTTCCATCTGCATTTATATAACTGCTAAAACAACTTGATTCACATGCTTCACTTAAAGAATCGTACATCTTAAAATTTTCATGCTCTTCTATGCACTTGAGAAAATTTGGAACAAAACAGGAATCAAATCCAAATTTTATATGTTTTTCAAAAGCATAATCTATTAATTTTTTTAATTTTTCTATATTCTTTATTACGGTAAATTTATTTCTTTTTCCCTTTGGTTTTAAAGATAAAAATACAACAGCATTTAAATTTTTCAGTCTTTCATCAGTTTTGATATCATCTATTAATTCAAAACACTTATCATATGTTTCCTCTGATAACAGCATATGAATATTTACTTTTTTCATTCCATGATTTGTTATTTCTCTAACCGCATTATAACAAACATCTTTTGGTTCATATCTCGATATTGCTACAGCTCCACATAAACTTGAAATGTTTTTTGCATATTCATCAGTTATATTCCAACCATTTATTGTAACATTTGGAACTATTCCTTTTAATTTTGTATATTCAAATATATTCCAGATATCTGGATTGGAATCAATATCTCCAATACCAAATGCAACCTGTGTCAATACTTTTGGCATTTTATCAAGAATGGTTTTGAATACTTTAAATGTCATATTTTTTCCAGTTCCCGTGTTACTCTTATAGCAATGTAAGCATGGCTTGTTATTTATTCCATGGCATATCGTTGATATTTCTATATCCAATATTTCAGGTCCAAATGGAGCAAAACTTGGATCATCCTCCGAGTTTCTTCCCCACCTTGCAAAGAATCCTGTTTTTTTATTGAAAGTGTATTTGTAGTTTTTGCTTCTGAAAATTTTCATTTCAGAACTATCACTAAGAATTCCAGGATTAGTACTACGAAACATGTTTACCTCTCTCTTTTTCCAACCTTTCAAACAATGTTATCTTACCATTATCTGACATATTATCAATGATTTTACCAAGTTCATTTCCTTTTCTTAGCATAAACATGATTGAGGAAATTGGTGTGTCTTTGACCTTTAATGCAAATTCTTTTTGATCTTGAATATGCATTGTTGTTTCAGACAATTTATTTATAGAATCGTACATATATTGTCTGGATTCTATATATTTTTCAAAATATGGTTTATCTTCTGGAAATGATGCAAGATATTCATCTTCATTGCATGATAACACAATTTTTATTATGCTCTTTGGATTCAATTGCCCATTGCATCTCAGATTTGAAAATGCCAAATACGCTGGATTTTTAATTTTTAATCTTGTTTGTCCACCATGCCCATCATCATAAACAAAAACATAACCTTCAAATGTTTCACCTAATGATGGGAGAGATTTCAGTGATTCTAGTATTTCATCTATATTTTTAAATGTTGGACCTTTTACGTATGGATTTATCATCGGAAGATGTTTCTCAAATATCTCGGCGGCTTCGTAATAGTTCAAATAGTTTCCATTGTATTTATTTCTTATTGTAATCCCATGTATTGCTGTTTTTGGATAACGATTTATAATTCTTGTTTCAGGTGAAACTAATTCAAAAATATATGTATATTTAATATCAGACCAATTTTTGAACATTTCATCAACTGAAGTTCCTAACACTTCCTCGAATAACATTCTGAATGTTTTGTCATTGTTTGAAAACACTGTTCCTTCTGCAAATGCCATTTTTCTTGTTGAACATTGCCATCTTATTCCATCATGATATACATTAATTAATGATCCATCAATTTTGATTGTGCAATAACTTTTTGTGATATCAAAATCTTCTTTATCTTTTCCGTGATCGAAAAATCTATCAAATGATCTACATAAAATATTTAAAGTTGGAATGGATAAAATCAATGCTCTACATTCCCTGACAATAGGATTGAAACGATGTTTATGTGATTCAATTTGATCGTAATTTAATACAACTCTATCTTCATATAATTTATTTGTTATACCAAATTCAGTTTCAAGATTTTTTAAACCTTCGTTTATATCTGAAAATTTTTTCAGATACTCTATAACTCTCATTGGATCTCCTCAAATTTTTTTACATATATAATATGCAGAATTTTTTATTTTTATTAAGTCAATATTAAAATACTTTTCTAATACATCTTTGAATTCTTTTTCAGATATATATGGAAATGAATTTGTGTCAATTAAATCCTCACAATGTTGGGTATGCATAATTATATTATTTTTTGAAACTGTGTTTAATTCAAAATAGTTTCTGTTATTATATGTATATTTTTTAGAAGAATATGTTTCGGGAATATTTGTAAAAGTATTAAACATTAATATTCCATGTTTTTTAATTGATTTATGAAGTTGTTTTATAATTTCTTCGTTAAACCAATAGTTGATTGCTTGCTTACATACGACCACATCATATTCCCAATTATTCAAAAGAAATATAAAATTCCTAACACTGGCATATGTTATTTTGATAAGTCTATGTGGAATCAGAGATGATCTTATCATATTTGAATTTTCATCTACATACCAAACTTTTTTGGTCTGTAGTTTATTTAATAAAAATTCAGATAGATCTCCAGTTCCACCACATAAATCTAAACACACTATGTCTTTTTTTCTTTTAATTGTATCTCCGAGAATACTTTCAAAATTTTTATTATCAAGATATTTAGCATATAAAATTACGTATTGTTCATAAGTTAAATTGTTCATATTAGATTTCCCTCTTTGTTGAACAGTAAATAAGCACCGTGTTCATTTATATTGAAGGATGAATTAATCAATGATTCATCTCTTAAAGAATCTCTTAAAGTTCCAGATGGCGCATATTCTAACGATTTTAATTCATTAATATTTAAATGTAAATGAACTATATGATCAACGTTTCTATTTGTTTCAAAAATTCTATATAGCAATGGAGAATTTATTGGTGATTTTGTATTTTCTTGATCGAACATTGATGAGTATAATACAACTCTATTTTCATGATCAACATGTTCAACCATAATTAATTTGTCAATATAATCAATTCTATTTTTATTTCTGATAGTGGTATAAAATTTATTATCATTTAATCTAATAGCAATACAACCATGTGAGGTATTAAATCCAATATTTGATTCTATAAATTCCTTTGAAAATTTATTTTTTATTTTATTTATTTTTTCCAACCATTTAGGATTTAGATTTCTTGGTTCTTCCTGTATTGATTTGTAATATTGATTTGTGGCATTCTGGAATATATATTCTGCCAACTGATTCCTTCTAATTTCTTTAATTCCACATTCTTTATTTAGAATAAGTATTCTATTTAAATTGCTTGGATTATTTGCAAATATTGCATTTGCCTTCGATTCTTTTAATGTTAAATATGCCGCTCTTAATAATTCATCATCCTGGGCATCCAATAATTTAAATCCAAACAAAATATTTTTATTGTTGATTCTTTTAATTTCATTTATGATTCTTGGAGCTATTTTGAATGGAATATTCACTATATCATTTTCTGAATATTCATGACTTGGAAATTTATTTTTCCATGGGGATGACGGAATTAGATTTGCAACAGCAGCTCCCAGTATAAAACAATTATTATCTTTTTTTGCCAAATCTATCAAAATTTCACGATAGTCTTCAAACCCATTGTGATATATTGTATTCCAAGGAGATTCTACTTGGTTTAAATTAGTGGTTATATATGTAATAAATTCTTCCGAATTATATCCCTTTTTGAGCATCAAGTTCCATAAATCACCAATAAAACTTAGCATTAATTTTCCTTTAAACTTATTGGTGATAATTTTAACTGAATCTAAATATGCATGGACTGGACCACCAGTGATTATGAAATTCATATTTTCTCCTGTCAAAATTTTTTAAAAAAAAGAGAGAGGGGCCGCACAGTTACATCTGCGGCATGGGCGATTTCCTATTCTATATAATAGGATGTAACTTATTTCTTACGCCTTTCGCTATGACTGTTGTTCCTTTTATGTGGTACCATGGGATCGCAGGTGGGCGGTCCCAATAAAAGGCAGCATAACTCCACCATCTGCCTATTCCGATCCATTGGGCTAGCCATTATCGGATTTCGTAATCAGATGGATTCAAAAGATGGAAGTGTTAAACTATTTGATTTTGCCTCTTTCGAGGCTCCGTGCAGCATATCCACGGAGTGAGGTCTGCGGGTTTATCCTTGACCTTTTCGCCAGCTTTGTCTCGGAAGAGCTCCACCTCCGGTTTCCCGGCTAGCTTCAACACCCAACACCGATCCCAATCCCTAACAAAAGTTTCGGGCTCTAAGGGAGGCTGACTCCAGACGACGGCCATCTCCAGCTGGTTTTAATCTCCCAACCTTCAACGCAATCCGCCATCATCTAAACAGATCTCTACACTCCTGTTTTTATCATAAGATTTGTAGATTAGATTATGTGCATAATAACATGTATCACATATCTTTTCTACTCCTCCTCTGGAAACTTTTATTTCTTTTGTTGCTTCTTCTTTTTTACACCATGGGCAAATACTCATTTTAGCATCTCTTCTAGTCTTTTTCTCCACTCGATGAAGGATTCGGAAATTACATTATCTAACGCTTTTTTTGCATTGATAATACTTTCCGTATTTGATC from the bacterium genome contains:
- a CDS encoding class I SAM-dependent methyltransferase; translation: MNNLTYEQYVILYAKYLDNKNFESILGDTIKRKKDIVCLDLCGGTGDLSEFLLNKLQTKKVWYVDENSNMIRSSLIPHRLIKITYASVRNFIFLLNNWEYDVVVCKQAINYWFNEEIIKQLHKSIKKHGILMFNTFTNIPETYSSKKYTYNNRNYFELNTVSKNNIIMHTQHCEDLIDTNSFPYISEKEFKDVLEKYFNIDLIKIKNSAYYICKKI
- a CDS encoding MBL fold metallo-hydrolase, which codes for MIKLKILGSGSAFCNPQHNFNSMILVQFKCAGEGIYRNLLLDCGSDFKAACFYHGIRPTDIDAVYVSHLHGDHIGGLEYLAFASYFMPPYRKPKLFITSALMKQLWDDSLKGGLESLATNQIRDGKTISQLDTYFEPYPVMYNESFEFEGIKFSPIQMVHIVTGRYFKETYGLMIDTGYNKIFWTSDTQFAPKQLFGNYKEANVI
- a CDS encoding DUF3899 domain-containing protein produces the protein MKIRLDFVSNSSSSSYIIDETGCIESGYDAGLDDFDLVECVNGHILEEDHVIKNDDMEIDDFDEIPKEYCPICQMKTASIFDVYKYAFKKLGMSYEELKKEMLENYCNYEELKKDLSKVKIILPGD
- a CDS encoding radical SAM protein encodes the protein MKIFRSKNYKYTFNKKTGFFARWGRNSEDDPSFAPFGPEILDIEISTICHGINNKPCLHCYKSNTGTGKNMTFKVFKTILDKMPKVLTQVAFGIGDIDSNPDIWNIFEYTKLKGIVPNVTINGWNITDEYAKNISSLCGAVAISRYEPKDVCYNAVREITNHGMKKVNIHMLLSEETYDKCFELIDDIKTDERLKNLNAVVFLSLKPKGKRNKFTVIKNIEKLKKLIDYAFEKHIKFGFDSCFVPNFLKCIEEHENFKMYDSLSEACESSCFSSYINADGRYFHCSFTEGEKGWEGIDVVNCKDFLKDVWYHPETIKFRNLLINQKHDISKTCRACPIFDLY